In a genomic window of Halalkalibacillus sediminis:
- a CDS encoding DUF2200 domain-containing protein, with protein sequence MTKPKIYTMSFASVYPHYVKKAERKDRAKEEVDEIIHWLTGYSQEGLEEQLEKQTDFETFFAEAPQMNSSRDQIKGVICGVRVEEIEEPTMREIRYLDKLIDELAKGKKMEKILRKRSKN encoded by the coding sequence ATGACTAAACCTAAGATTTATACGATGAGTTTCGCAAGTGTCTATCCCCATTATGTTAAAAAGGCGGAGAGAAAAGACCGTGCCAAAGAAGAAGTCGATGAAATCATCCATTGGTTGACTGGTTATAGCCAGGAAGGGTTGGAAGAGCAACTGGAAAAACAGACTGACTTTGAGACTTTCTTTGCGGAAGCTCCCCAAATGAATTCTTCACGTGACCAAATAAAAGGAGTCATTTGTGGTGTTCGAGTTGAGGAAATCGAAGAACCAACCATGCGGGAAATTCGTTATTTGGATAAGCTGATCGATGAGTTAGCTAAAGGAAAAAAGATGGAGAAGATTTTGCGGAAACGATCAAAAAATTAA
- the mqo gene encoding malate dehydrogenase (quinone), translated as MSNEHTQTDVILIGAGIMSATLGSLLKELAPDWNITVFERLEGPGAESSNEWNNAGTGHAALCELNYTNEQPDGSIDISKAIKVNEDYQVSMQFWSYLVNSNLIQNPREFIVGLPHMSFVLGEDNVDFLKKRYDKMVNHPLFSRMEFSDDPEQLKKWIPLMMKDRTLNQPIAATKIEPGTDVNFGALTRKLFSHLEEQGVNVQYNHNVDDLRQKIDGSWEVKARDLDSGSVEEHTSNFVFIGGGGKSIHLLQKAGVREGRGMGGFPVSGLFLVSENQELVEQHRAKVYGKAPVGAPPMSVPHLDTRMINNKESLFFGPFAGFSPKFLKTGSNMDLFASVKPDNLITMSAAGLKNFALTKYLLQQLRLDKEQRMEALREFVPDAKSEDWKLVTAGQRVQIIKNTEDGGKGTLQFGTEVVSASDGSIAALLGASPGASTAVSVMLDVLERCFPDHVKEWEPRIKEMIPSYGQKLSDNPELIHEIHESTEKTLGLVDQDSSES; from the coding sequence ATGAGCAACGAACATACACAAACAGACGTTATCTTAATTGGTGCTGGAATTATGAGTGCGACGCTGGGGTCATTGTTGAAGGAATTAGCTCCGGATTGGAACATCACCGTTTTTGAAAGGTTGGAAGGTCCAGGAGCGGAGAGTTCTAATGAATGGAACAATGCGGGGACTGGACATGCTGCGTTATGCGAGTTGAACTACACGAATGAGCAGCCGGACGGTTCTATTGATATAAGTAAAGCGATCAAAGTCAATGAGGACTATCAGGTGTCCATGCAGTTTTGGTCATACTTAGTAAACAGTAACTTGATTCAAAACCCTCGTGAATTCATTGTTGGGTTGCCACATATGAGTTTCGTTTTAGGCGAAGATAACGTAGACTTTTTGAAAAAACGTTACGATAAGATGGTTAACCATCCTTTATTTTCGCGGATGGAATTTTCTGATGATCCGGAACAACTGAAGAAGTGGATTCCTCTAATGATGAAGGACCGCACGTTGAATCAACCGATCGCTGCTACGAAAATTGAGCCAGGGACGGACGTCAATTTTGGTGCATTGACACGGAAATTGTTCAGCCATTTGGAAGAGCAAGGTGTGAACGTGCAATACAATCATAATGTTGATGATCTTAGACAGAAGATTGACGGTTCATGGGAAGTGAAGGCTCGTGACCTGGACTCTGGTTCAGTCGAGGAGCATACGTCTAATTTCGTCTTCATTGGTGGCGGCGGTAAAAGCATCCACCTTCTTCAAAAAGCGGGCGTCCGTGAAGGAAGAGGGATGGGCGGTTTTCCTGTCAGTGGGTTATTTTTGGTTAGTGAAAATCAAGAATTGGTCGAACAACACCGTGCGAAAGTGTACGGGAAAGCTCCAGTGGGCGCACCACCAATGTCGGTGCCACACTTGGATACTCGAATGATCAACAATAAAGAGTCATTATTCTTCGGACCGTTTGCTGGATTTTCTCCGAAGTTCTTGAAGACAGGTTCGAATATGGACTTATTTGCTTCTGTAAAGCCAGATAATCTTATCACGATGTCTGCAGCAGGACTTAAAAACTTTGCTCTGACTAAGTACTTGCTTCAGCAATTACGGTTGGATAAAGAACAACGGATGGAAGCCTTACGTGAATTTGTTCCGGATGCTAAAAGTGAAGATTGGAAATTGGTCACGGCTGGACAACGCGTTCAAATCATTAAGAACACCGAAGATGGTGGTAAAGGTACACTCCAGTTTGGTACAGAGGTTGTGAGCGCATCAGACGGTTCTATCGCAGCATTACTTGGTGCATCACCAGGTGCTTCTACGGCGGTATCCGTCATGCTCGATGTACTTGAAAGATGCTTCCCAGATCATGTTAAAGAGTGGGAACCGAGAATTAAAGAGATGATTCCATCTTACGGACAGAAGTTATCGGATAATCCAGAGTTGATCCATGAGATTCATGAGTCGACAGAGAAGACACTTGGATTAGTCGATCAGGATAGCTCTGAATCATAA
- a CDS encoding DUF4440 domain-containing protein, with protein MEKEALKEVERYRTTLNNGDVHEINRWISDDFIGYFGYYNDVDYEIYDGDSYKKSNVETINSYNNQSPVWEYNDLTNHLRSEDEMIFSSIIDFYLSGEKVASALAMEVFKKEKDGWKLFRQHMERY; from the coding sequence ATGGAGAAAGAAGCACTAAAAGAAGTTGAAAGGTACCGTACTACTTTAAATAATGGCGACGTACACGAAATCAACAGATGGATTTCAGATGATTTTATAGGTTATTTTGGATATTACAATGACGTTGATTATGAGATTTACGATGGAGATTCATATAAAAAATCTAATGTCGAAACAATTAACTCTTATAACAATCAATCTCCAGTGTGGGAGTATAATGATTTAACCAATCATCTTAGATCAGAAGATGAAATGATTTTTTCTTCAATTATAGATTTTTATCTATCGGGTGAAAAAGTGGCAAGTGCTTTGGCGATGGAAGTTTTCAAAAAGGAAAAGGATGGCTGGAAGTTATTTAGACAACATATGGAAAGGTATTGA
- a CDS encoding DUF421 domain-containing protein, with protein MEIISQKSLFLRNKFDGKPSTVIRNGQIDYKELKKSRMNIGQLQSLLRQSEIFSIREVAFALIEPNGSVSVIKKSQYQKTTLEDFNMAPQPVYLPITLIKDGQLINEHLKEVNKDEQWLMNQLANHSISNMKDVLFAEWLEGDGLFVVPHETQAYS; from the coding sequence GTGGAAATCATCTCACAGAAGTCCCTCTTTTTACGAAACAAGTTCGACGGGAAGCCCTCAACCGTTATCCGAAATGGACAGATTGACTATAAAGAACTAAAAAAGAGTCGAATGAATATAGGGCAACTACAGAGTTTGCTCAGACAATCTGAAATCTTCTCCATCCGGGAAGTAGCCTTTGCCCTTATAGAACCTAATGGATCAGTCAGTGTTATAAAAAAATCCCAATACCAAAAGACAACATTAGAGGATTTCAATATGGCACCACAGCCCGTGTATCTTCCAATCACTTTGATTAAAGACGGGCAATTAATTAATGAGCATTTGAAAGAAGTAAATAAAGACGAGCAGTGGTTAATGAATCAGCTAGCAAATCACAGCATCAGTAACATGAAAGATGTGCTTTTTGCAGAGTGGTTAGAAGGCGATGGGTTATTCGTTGTTCCACATGAAACGCAAGCATACTCTTGA
- a CDS encoding MBL fold metallo-hydrolase, with amino-acid sequence MKQTDDDFSESFLPLSSLQNGFGEEVTKELFQYVNKIVNVFFYGEENSDRWVLIDAGMPHAKEDIMKVAKERFKKDSEPAAIILTHGHFDHVGALKPLLEEWQVPVYAHELELPYLTGQKDYPKGNPDAGGGLVSAISPMFPNHGIDLSKYVRMLPSTGEVPEMPGWKWFHTPGHTDGHVSLFREKDRLLIAGDAFVTVKQESLFSVVTQRKELSGPPRYYTTDWQKAKKSIETLYHLSPQIAVTGHGMPFEDDELLASLKDLLDRFDEKSFH; translated from the coding sequence ATGAAACAAACTGATGATGATTTTTCGGAGAGTTTTTTGCCATTATCCAGTTTACAAAATGGCTTTGGAGAGGAAGTAACTAAAGAATTGTTTCAGTATGTCAATAAAATCGTCAATGTGTTTTTTTATGGCGAGGAGAATTCAGATCGGTGGGTATTAATAGACGCGGGTATGCCACACGCCAAAGAAGACATTATGAAAGTGGCTAAAGAACGCTTTAAAAAGGATTCCGAGCCAGCAGCGATTATTTTAACCCATGGGCATTTTGACCATGTTGGAGCCCTTAAGCCTTTGTTAGAGGAATGGCAAGTTCCGGTATATGCTCATGAGCTAGAGTTGCCTTACTTAACTGGACAAAAAGATTATCCAAAAGGGAATCCAGATGCAGGCGGAGGTTTAGTCAGCGCGATCTCCCCGATGTTTCCGAATCACGGGATTGATCTCTCCAAATATGTAAGAATGCTTCCGAGCACTGGTGAAGTTCCAGAAATGCCGGGTTGGAAGTGGTTTCATACACCAGGACATACAGATGGGCATGTATCCCTTTTTCGGGAAAAAGACCGTCTACTTATTGCTGGAGATGCGTTTGTAACAGTCAAACAGGAGTCCCTATTCAGTGTAGTTACTCAGAGGAAAGAACTGAGCGGACCACCAAGATATTACACTACTGATTGGCAGAAAGCCAAAAAATCGATCGAGACGTTGTACCACTTATCGCCACAAATAGCGGTTACAGGTCACGGCATGCCATTTGAAGATGATGAACTCTTAGCTTCATTAAAAGACTTGCTTGACCGCTTCGATGAAAAATCATTTCACTAA
- a CDS encoding DUF2935 domain-containing protein encodes MRNFMDSAEFEHSFWLQVLGDHARFIRDSLYPSETENVKHAQEFANIFDQYLKLVRDGNVSDYKSFSGEVEAKVQMFRQFKLNLLKLQLQGKVGIHLPPTFINHMVNELDEYLLVISYLSKGEAPPVFHEVHHHTLWLLDASGHAGAINDELDGVEMRLKKKSTEFANHFNDFYLKAVELAGYLRTNLNDFPALQRFNNDVNAEMHLFKVFLRELEEMELSETVLGTFSGLMADHMAREECYYLYKLAESTNSNYPDCDPAKPRTKDPY; translated from the coding sequence ATGAGGAACTTCATGGATAGTGCTGAGTTTGAACATTCATTTTGGTTACAAGTGTTAGGAGACCACGCACGGTTTATTAGGGATTCACTGTATCCATCTGAAACTGAAAATGTTAAGCATGCACAAGAGTTCGCCAACATTTTTGACCAATACTTAAAATTGGTCCGTGATGGAAATGTGAGTGACTACAAGTCTTTTTCAGGTGAGGTGGAAGCGAAGGTCCAAATGTTTCGCCAGTTTAAGTTAAACTTGCTGAAACTCCAGCTTCAAGGTAAAGTCGGTATTCATCTACCGCCGACTTTTATCAACCATATGGTGAACGAACTAGACGAATATTTACTTGTCATCAGTTATTTGAGTAAAGGTGAAGCTCCACCCGTATTTCATGAGGTGCACCACCATACGCTATGGCTACTAGATGCAAGTGGTCATGCAGGTGCGATCAATGATGAACTTGACGGAGTAGAAATGCGTTTAAAAAAGAAAAGCACGGAATTTGCCAATCACTTCAACGATTTTTACTTAAAGGCAGTTGAACTTGCAGGTTATTTGAGGACTAATTTAAATGATTTCCCAGCCCTTCAACGGTTTAATAATGACGTCAACGCTGAAATGCATTTATTTAAAGTGTTTCTTAGGGAACTTGAAGAAATGGAACTTTCCGAAACGGTTCTTGGTACCTTTTCCGGCCTGATGGCTGACCACATGGCAAGAGAAGAATGCTATTACTTATATAAGTTAGCCGAGTCTACTAACAGTAATTATCCGGACTGTGACCCCGCTAAGCCTCGCACCAAAGATCCTTATTAA
- a CDS encoding TetR/AcrR family transcriptional regulator produces the protein MDKTEQIFKGAISVFIKKGMQGTTQEVAKEAGVAEVTLYRRYSTKENLFITVIKHVLEKKFESKVLKIAKEDDTELFLMNIIEDRLEILSKNYELVRMLLSESLRGNLTDKINLPEIIFSSLKKGLEYHFERKGQQVDIDFCARQLGGVFLSYLILPNDQQFNKLTIQERRDIAKKHAKSILSTI, from the coding sequence ATGGATAAAACGGAACAAATCTTTAAAGGAGCTATCTCTGTTTTTATAAAAAAAGGAATGCAAGGGACAACACAGGAAGTTGCTAAAGAAGCAGGCGTGGCAGAAGTTACACTGTATCGGAGGTATTCCACGAAAGAAAACCTATTTATTACAGTTATCAAACATGTATTAGAGAAAAAGTTTGAGTCCAAAGTATTGAAAATCGCAAAAGAAGATGATACTGAATTATTTTTGATGAACATTATTGAAGATCGACTAGAAATTTTATCAAAAAATTATGAATTAGTAAGAATGCTTTTATCAGAGAGTTTAAGAGGAAATTTAACAGATAAAATTAATTTACCAGAAATTATTTTTTCAAGTTTAAAAAAAGGATTAGAATATCATTTTGAACGTAAGGGTCAACAAGTTGATATCGACTTTTGTGCAAGACAGTTGGGAGGCGTGTTTTTAAGTTATCTTATATTGCCTAATGATCAACAATTTAACAAGTTAACTATACAAGAGCGAAGAGATATAGCGAAAAAACATGCAAAATCAATCCTTTCTACTATTTAA
- a CDS encoding efflux RND transporter permease subunit codes for MNNNKIKAKNSLNKTVTKMAPAVLTAMIATALGFISLYTSPVPMIQDFGKMLTIGLVVSFILGLFFLTPILFTRDYFFNNEKKEQPKQLQKKTPPKTDKVLGWITRKTITFRWVIIIIAAVTAIFGIWVDLDADAETDVETFMPQDTQELNDIHKLRDVIGTTDQISIVYESDDIFSDQVNTWVDNLTESIETEFPEVVVNTNSLTSIVKQMNNEELPEGEQFKETVTNIPEDRLKLFLNESQTKGHITVGIEHLEASELEIFINDLGVYLKNNNLDAAETTITGKSVLDVEMMQGLTTGRYQMTLLGMGLVFISLLLIYRHPVKAFIPLLPIIFIVGWSGLAMYFLDMSYTPLTATLGALIIGIGTEFTVLIMERYYEEREKGYQSREAIKMANKNIGKAVFVSAITTIGGFSALLISDFVILSNFGLMTLINISLALFSTLIVMPPILIILDRFVKIKKTSLFSQTG; via the coding sequence ATGAATAACAATAAAATTAAAGCAAAGAACAGTTTAAATAAAACGGTAACGAAGATGGCTCCAGCAGTCTTAACTGCAATGATTGCTACAGCACTTGGGTTTATTTCATTGTATACGTCACCTGTACCAATGATCCAAGACTTCGGTAAAATGTTGACAATTGGTTTAGTGGTAAGTTTTATTCTAGGGTTGTTTTTTTTAACTCCAATATTATTTACACGAGACTATTTCTTTAATAATGAAAAAAAGGAACAACCGAAACAACTACAAAAGAAGACACCTCCCAAAACGGATAAAGTACTTGGGTGGATCACCAGGAAAACGATTACCTTTCGTTGGGTAATCATCATAATCGCAGCTGTCACTGCAATTTTTGGTATTTGGGTGGACCTGGATGCTGATGCGGAAACAGATGTTGAGACATTTATGCCCCAGGATACACAGGAACTAAACGACATTCATAAATTACGGGATGTTATCGGCACAACAGACCAAATATCCATTGTATATGAAAGCGACGATATCTTTTCAGATCAAGTGAATACATGGGTTGATAATTTGACAGAATCCATTGAAACTGAGTTTCCTGAAGTTGTTGTAAACACAAACTCGCTTACGAGCATTGTGAAGCAAATGAACAATGAAGAGTTGCCAGAAGGCGAACAATTTAAGGAAACCGTTACTAACATACCTGAAGACCGGTTAAAACTCTTTTTAAATGAATCACAGACAAAAGGTCATATTACGGTAGGAATTGAACATTTAGAAGCAAGTGAATTAGAAATATTCATTAATGACTTAGGCGTTTATTTGAAAAATAATAATCTGGATGCGGCGGAAACAACCATTACGGGTAAATCGGTGTTAGATGTGGAAATGATGCAGGGTCTAACGACTGGAAGATATCAAATGACATTACTTGGAATGGGACTTGTTTTCATTAGTTTGTTACTCATTTATCGTCATCCTGTCAAAGCTTTTATCCCTTTATTGCCTATTATATTCATTGTGGGTTGGTCTGGTTTAGCAATGTACTTTCTTGATATGAGTTACACACCACTAACTGCGACATTGGGAGCATTAATTATTGGGATTGGTACAGAGTTTACCGTATTAATCATGGAAAGATATTATGAAGAAAGAGAGAAAGGTTATCAAAGTAGGGAAGCTATCAAAATGGCCAATAAAAACATTGGTAAAGCCGTTTTTGTATCAGCTATCACGACAATTGGTGGATTTAGTGCCTTGCTTATATCCGATTTTGTGATTTTGAGCAATTTTGGACTAATGACTCTCATTAACATTTCACTTGCTTTATTCTCTACACTAATTGTAATGCCGCCAATCTTGATTATTTTAGATAGGTTTGTAAAAATAAAAAAAACATCATTATTTTCACAAACCGGCTAA
- a CDS encoding MMPL family transporter, which produces MLKKIAKVLSKYPIKSIFFTVIIVILLAVGVKGVFMATGNDTLVEPSSTVYQDNLMLEEEFGGESIIVLYESENLLTLENLEHMKGIEDTLQMNDSIYSIVSPVTLVEEMANNQSEKFKDGFPKSQQTLDKMIYDNGELRPVFEEVVIDDQYMTMIIKLNGATEDAEKTEVIESLNNYLDREEIESAETMVSGKPVLDHATRTSMQESIKSMMGLALIIMVIVLSIVFKVRWRLLPLVTVLIAVIGTVGLMGWLQIPITMVSMAVFPILIGLGIDYAIQFQNRYAEEMTKEDSNE; this is translated from the coding sequence ATGTTAAAAAAGATTGCCAAAGTATTGAGTAAATACCCGATAAAGTCCATATTTTTTACAGTGATTATAGTGATTCTATTAGCAGTAGGCGTAAAAGGTGTATTTATGGCGACCGGGAACGATACGCTAGTAGAACCTAGTTCGACTGTATATCAAGATAACTTAATGTTAGAGGAAGAGTTTGGGGGAGAGTCGATTATTGTTTTGTATGAATCGGAAAATTTACTTACCCTAGAGAATTTAGAGCATATGAAAGGGATTGAAGATACGCTGCAAATGAATGATTCGATATACAGTATAGTAAGTCCAGTCACACTTGTGGAAGAAATGGCAAACAACCAATCGGAAAAGTTTAAAGATGGATTCCCTAAAAGCCAACAAACACTGGATAAGATGATTTATGATAATGGCGAACTTCGCCCAGTGTTTGAAGAAGTAGTCATAGATGATCAATACATGACCATGATAATAAAGCTTAATGGCGCCACAGAAGATGCAGAGAAAACAGAAGTAATTGAGTCGCTCAACAACTATTTGGATAGGGAAGAAATTGAATCAGCAGAAACAATGGTGTCTGGGAAACCTGTACTTGATCATGCTACTCGAACTTCCATGCAGGAGAGTATTAAATCCATGATGGGGCTTGCGCTAATAATCATGGTCATTGTGTTGTCTATTGTCTTTAAAGTCCGATGGCGATTATTGCCATTAGTAACCGTTCTCATTGCAGTTATCGGAACGGTTGGTTTAATGGGCTGGTTACAAATACCAATTACCATGGTATCGATGGCTGTCTTTCCAATTTTAATTGGACTCGGTATCGATTATGCCATTCAGTTCCAAAATCGTTATGCAGAGGAAATGACGAAGGAGGATTCAAATGAATAA
- a CDS encoding chloride channel protein, whose amino-acid sequence MLQKYKNFFSILIQWIFFGSIIGLIVGSATTLLLEVNDFLGDDIRSKRDWLILFLPFGGIIIGYIYMKYGKVFSNNTLNDTAELNNLVIDTVHGKKEVPRRMGPIVYFGTFITVLFGGSTGREGAAIQMGGSVAAAVNKFFKVNKLDKKILMMSGISAGFGSAFGAPMTGVVFGMEMAALGKLRFEALVPCLTASFVGHYVTTAAWGHKHEEFIIQNVPEVSIIIFMKVILLTLIFSLISVFYCQLRHGIQIYSEKLFKKNHMKRAFAGGVVIVVLTLIVGSQDYNGRGLEMLQQSFQEEVPPFAFFAKLIFTAVTLGSGFVGGEAIPLFFIGATLGNALHTLVDLPISFVAALGLIAAFSAGANTPLAAFLLAMEMFNGEGLEYFFVVCLVSYLFSGHHGLWPSQKIYAPKSRLYNLPPGETIENVEKQKKRIKQNE is encoded by the coding sequence ATGCTTCAAAAATATAAAAACTTTTTTTCGATTCTTATTCAGTGGATTTTCTTTGGAAGCATAATTGGTTTAATCGTTGGTTCGGCAACAACTCTCCTTTTAGAAGTAAACGATTTTCTGGGGGATGATATACGTTCAAAAAGAGATTGGCTTATTTTGTTTCTCCCCTTTGGAGGAATAATCATAGGGTACATATATATGAAATACGGAAAGGTATTTTCGAATAATACCTTGAATGACACGGCTGAATTAAATAATCTCGTGATAGACACAGTTCATGGAAAAAAAGAAGTACCGCGTAGAATGGGGCCCATCGTCTATTTCGGGACTTTTATAACAGTCTTGTTTGGCGGTTCTACCGGTCGTGAAGGTGCAGCGATCCAAATGGGAGGCAGTGTAGCTGCAGCAGTCAATAAATTCTTTAAAGTAAACAAACTCGACAAAAAAATCCTAATGATGAGTGGAATAAGCGCTGGCTTTGGTTCTGCCTTTGGTGCACCCATGACCGGTGTTGTATTTGGTATGGAGATGGCTGCATTAGGAAAATTGAGATTTGAAGCACTTGTACCATGTCTTACGGCGAGCTTTGTTGGTCACTATGTAACGACAGCAGCGTGGGGACATAAACACGAAGAATTCATCATACAAAACGTACCTGAAGTTTCGATTATTATATTTATGAAAGTTATTCTCTTAACTCTCATCTTCAGTTTGATCAGTGTTTTCTACTGCCAGTTGAGACATGGAATACAAATTTACTCCGAGAAACTTTTCAAGAAAAATCATATGAAAAGAGCATTTGCTGGAGGAGTCGTCATTGTAGTATTAACATTGATTGTTGGTTCACAAGACTACAATGGCCGGGGATTAGAGATGCTTCAACAATCTTTCCAGGAAGAAGTCCCTCCTTTTGCTTTTTTCGCCAAGCTGATCTTTACTGCGGTAACCTTAGGCAGCGGCTTTGTCGGTGGGGAAGCCATCCCCTTATTTTTCATTGGCGCAACACTAGGTAATGCTTTACATACATTGGTTGACTTACCGATATCGTTTGTTGCTGCATTAGGATTAATTGCTGCCTTCAGTGCTGGTGCCAACACCCCTTTGGCGGCCTTCCTTTTGGCAATGGAGATGTTTAATGGAGAAGGATTAGAATACTTTTTCGTTGTTTGTTTGGTTAGCTATCTATTCTCAGGACATCATGGATTATGGCCGTCGCAGAAAATATATGCACCTAAGAGCCGTTTATATAATCTTCCCCCTGGAGAAACCATAGAAAATGTAGAAAAACAGAAAAAACGCATTAAACAGAATGAATGA
- a CDS encoding tRNA dihydrouridine synthase — protein sequence MKDNFWNELPRPFFVLAPMEAVTDVVFRHVVSEAASPDVFFTEFTNTESYCHPKGKDSVKGRLTFTEDEQPIVAHIWGDKPEYFRQMSIGMAEMGFRGVDINMGCPVQNVAAKGKGSGLIRYPETAADIIQAAKAGGIPVSVKTRLGYTEVDEWRDWLKHLFEQDIANLSIHLRTRKEMSDYDAHWELIPEIKQLRDEVAPHTLLTINGDIPDRQKGIELAEKYGVDGVMIGRGIFHNPFAFEKEKKEHTSEELLDLLRLQLDLHDKYSEELEPRQFKPLRRFFKIYVKGFRGASALRNDLMSANSTDEARALLDEYTGGGKLKEAEGFSIS from the coding sequence ATGAAAGACAATTTTTGGAATGAGTTGCCGCGACCGTTTTTCGTGCTGGCACCGATGGAAGCTGTGACAGATGTCGTGTTTCGCCACGTCGTGAGTGAAGCAGCGAGTCCTGACGTCTTTTTTACAGAATTTACGAATACGGAGAGCTACTGCCACCCGAAAGGTAAAGACAGCGTCAAAGGTCGCCTGACATTTACGGAAGATGAACAGCCGATCGTTGCGCATATTTGGGGAGACAAGCCTGAATACTTCCGCCAGATGAGTATCGGAATGGCCGAAATGGGCTTTCGCGGTGTAGATATCAATATGGGATGTCCAGTGCAGAACGTTGCAGCGAAGGGTAAAGGATCTGGCCTGATTCGATACCCAGAGACTGCAGCAGACATCATTCAAGCAGCCAAAGCAGGTGGAATACCCGTCAGTGTGAAGACTCGTCTTGGATATACGGAAGTCGACGAATGGCGCGACTGGTTGAAGCACCTGTTTGAACAGGACATTGCCAACCTTTCCATTCATTTGCGCACAAGAAAAGAGATGAGCGATTACGATGCTCACTGGGAGCTGATTCCTGAAATCAAGCAACTCCGGGACGAAGTCGCTCCTCACACGCTTCTGACCATCAACGGTGATATCCCTGATCGTCAGAAGGGGATTGAACTCGCAGAAAAATATGGTGTGGACGGCGTCATGATCGGACGCGGGATCTTCCATAACCCATTCGCTTTCGAAAAAGAGAAGAAAGAGCACACTAGTGAAGAGCTACTCGATCTCCTCAGGCTGCAACTCGACCTTCACGATAAATATTCAGAAGAACTCGAACCAAGACAGTTCAAACCTCTTCGACGCTTCTTTAAGATTTACGTCAAAGGTTTCAGAGGTGCCAGCGCTTTGAGAAACGATCTGATGAGCGCCAATTCAACCGATGAAGCACGTGCGCTGCTCGATGAATATACAGGGGGCGGAAAATTGAAGGAAGCAGAAGGATTTTCAATATCTTAA